In the genome of Dickeya fangzhongdai, one region contains:
- a CDS encoding amino acid ABC transporter substrate-binding protein, whose amino-acid sequence MTMKKIILPVLALSAVILAAGCDSQNSGEKVLRIGATGQSYPSSFKQDNKLVGFDVEVAETIAKDLNYKVEWVTADFSGLMGQLEASKLDTIANVVAITPARQEKYSFSQPYSYYGSQIVTHKDNANINTLDDLKGKTVAGVLGSNHVNNLKKAFADGSVNIRTYETRDGAMSDALAKRVEGYINSRPILLAEINKRNLPFKLVGEPLVVEQVGFPFHKDQKGDELRKKFDDELNKMRSDGRLKALSVKYFGEDITAGK is encoded by the coding sequence ATGACTATGAAAAAAATTATCCTCCCTGTATTAGCTTTGTCTGCGGTCATTCTGGCGGCAGGTTGCGATTCTCAGAACAGCGGTGAGAAGGTGCTGCGCATCGGCGCCACCGGGCAGAGCTACCCGAGTTCGTTCAAACAGGACAACAAGCTGGTCGGGTTTGATGTGGAAGTAGCGGAAACCATCGCCAAGGATCTGAATTATAAGGTTGAATGGGTGACGGCGGATTTCAGCGGCCTGATGGGGCAACTGGAAGCCAGCAAGCTGGACACCATCGCCAACGTGGTGGCGATTACCCCGGCGCGCCAGGAGAAGTACAGCTTCTCCCAGCCATACAGCTACTACGGCAGCCAGATCGTCACGCATAAAGACAACGCCAACATCAATACGCTGGATGACCTGAAAGGCAAAACCGTGGCGGGCGTGTTGGGTTCCAACCACGTCAACAACCTGAAAAAAGCCTTTGCCGACGGCAGCGTCAACATTCGTACCTATGAAACCCGCGATGGCGCCATGAGCGATGCGCTGGCCAAACGCGTTGAAGGCTACATCAACTCCCGCCCGATCCTGCTGGCGGAAATCAACAAGCGCAACCTGCCGTTCAAGCTGGTGGGTGAGCCGCTGGTGGTGGAGCAGGTTGGGTTCCCGTTCCATAAAGATCAGAAAGGCGACGAACTGCGTAAGAAGTTTGATGACGAACTGAACAAAATGCGCAGTGATGGCCGACTGAAAGCCCTGTCCGTCAAATATTTCGGCGAGGACATTACGGCGGGTAAATAA
- the hemX gene encoding uroporphyrinogen-III C-methyltransferase: protein MTEHITSSTPSEEVVERAEPTSPQKSPPSSGASRHGLVLGAIAIVVSLALSGGVYYYAHQQMTRQSSALTQLQEQLAALQKQQSQAQQQWQQTLDQQAKALSADEQRLATLTRQAGEMQEKLATLANSDSKTWLLAQADFLVKQAGRKLWSDKDVTTAGALLKSADASLADMNDPSLIDVRRAITHDIGMLAGVSQIDFDGIILKVNQLADQVDNLRLADTDTDEAPMEESDSTLSASLSEWRQNLSKSWHNFLSDFITIRRRDDSAEPLLAPNQDVYLRENIRSRLLVAAQAVPRHQNETYRQSLETAATWIRAYFDESDPTTKAFLDQLDALSQQSVAMDVPNELQSQPLLDKLMQTRVRNLLAQPSAKPQEG, encoded by the coding sequence ATGACGGAACACATTACCTCCTCAACGCCCTCCGAAGAGGTGGTCGAACGGGCTGAACCCACATCTCCGCAAAAATCGCCGCCCTCCTCCGGTGCGTCGCGCCACGGTCTTGTGCTGGGCGCCATCGCCATCGTGGTTTCGCTGGCGCTGAGCGGCGGCGTCTATTATTACGCCCACCAGCAGATGACGCGTCAGAGTTCCGCCCTGACCCAATTGCAGGAGCAACTCGCTGCGCTGCAAAAACAGCAATCACAGGCGCAGCAGCAGTGGCAACAGACGCTGGACCAACAGGCCAAAGCCCTGAGCGCCGATGAGCAACGGCTGGCGACCCTGACCCGGCAGGCTGGCGAAATGCAGGAAAAACTGGCTACGCTCGCCAACAGCGACTCCAAAACCTGGCTGCTGGCGCAGGCTGATTTTCTGGTAAAACAGGCCGGGCGCAAGCTGTGGAGCGATAAAGACGTCACCACCGCCGGCGCCTTGCTCAAAAGCGCCGACGCCAGTCTGGCGGACATGAACGACCCCAGCCTGATCGACGTGCGCCGGGCCATCACTCACGATATCGGCATGCTGGCCGGCGTCAGTCAGATCGATTTCGACGGCATCATCCTTAAAGTGAACCAGTTGGCGGATCAGGTGGACAACCTGCGGCTGGCCGATACCGACACCGACGAAGCGCCGATGGAAGAAAGCGACTCGACGTTGTCGGCCTCACTGAGCGAATGGCGGCAGAACCTGAGCAAGAGCTGGCACAACTTCCTGTCGGACTTCATCACCATTCGTCGCCGCGACGACAGCGCCGAGCCGCTGTTGGCGCCGAATCAGGATGTGTATCTGCGCGAAAACATCCGCTCGCGCCTGCTGGTCGCCGCACAGGCGGTGCCGCGTCACCAGAACGAAACCTACCGGCAGTCGCTGGAAACGGCGGCGACCTGGATACGCGCCTACTTTGACGAAAGCGATCCGACCACCAAAGCGTTTCTGGACCAGTTGGACGCACTGAGTCAGCAGTCGGTAGCAATGGATGTGCCGAATGAACTGCAAAGCCAGCCGCTGCTGGACAAACTGATGCAAACCCGAGTCCGTAACCTGCTGGCGCAGCCATCCGCCAAACCACAGGAGGGCTGA
- a CDS encoding amino acid ABC transporter ATP-binding protein has translation MISVKNLTKRFGDQVVLNNISLDIAQGEVVAIIGPSGSGKSTLLRCLNLLERPESGTITIGDQSLDTSRYTGKEEYALRRQTAMVFQNYNLFKNKTALENITEALIVVKKMPKKQADEIGLSLLELVGLLPQAHQYPVTLSGGQQQRVSIARALAVDPKAILFDEPTSALDPERVHEVLQVIQKLAGQNTTMVIVTHEMQFAKEVADRVIFMADGHIVEQGPAEKVISFSDNPQTRRFLRQLTNIQEPSEFDI, from the coding sequence ATGATTAGCGTAAAAAATCTGACTAAACGTTTTGGCGACCAGGTGGTGCTGAACAATATCAGTCTGGATATCGCCCAGGGCGAGGTGGTGGCGATCATCGGGCCGTCCGGCTCAGGCAAGTCCACCCTGTTGCGTTGCCTGAATCTGCTGGAAAGGCCAGAGTCCGGCACCATTACCATCGGCGATCAGTCGCTGGATACCAGCCGTTATACCGGCAAGGAAGAGTATGCGCTCAGACGTCAGACGGCGATGGTGTTCCAGAATTACAACCTGTTCAAGAACAAGACCGCGCTGGAAAACATCACCGAAGCCCTGATTGTGGTGAAGAAGATGCCGAAAAAGCAGGCGGACGAGATTGGGCTGTCGCTGCTGGAGCTGGTGGGGCTGTTGCCGCAGGCGCATCAGTACCCGGTGACGCTGTCCGGCGGCCAACAGCAGCGTGTCAGCATCGCTCGTGCGCTGGCGGTGGATCCGAAGGCGATCCTGTTTGATGAGCCGACCTCGGCGCTTGATCCGGAACGCGTGCATGAAGTGCTGCAGGTTATCCAGAAACTGGCGGGGCAGAACACCACCATGGTGATCGTGACCCATGAGATGCAGTTCGCCAAAGAAGTGGCGGACCGGGTGATCTTCATGGCCGACGGGCACATCGTGGAACAAGGGCCGGCGGAGAAAGTGATCAGTTTCTCCGACAACCCGCAGACCCGCCGCTTCCTGCGACAGCTGACTAACATTCAGGAACCATCAGAGTTCGATATCTGA
- the purB gene encoding adenylosuccinate lyase gives MASHLIDFLLIGNNFGTPEMRAVWSEQNRLTRQVDVEIALALAEGDLGVIPQDAASTIASHANASALNIEEIAQDAVRMKHSLMPTIAAIQKQCGEAGEYIHYGVTTQDVVDTATVLQLRQAFDIVVRDTRLVAIELKRLAKKHQHTLMTGRTHGMQALPTTFGFKLAVWLDEFVRHLQRLNEIRDRVLVGNINGAIGTYASFGELGPEIERHTLTRLGLNTPNIGWQSARDRFSEYASVAVLISGTLGKIGNELYNLMRTEINEIEEPFSEGKIGSTTMPHKRNPAALEGLASLTAPLFKSAALIHESMKVEHERDAMSWRAEWIALPEINIYLSAQLQNALGILRGMSVNEKQMRANLDLQNGLLLSEKVMFEIGKLLGKQTAHHLVYECSMAAFEQNREFKALLLEHPVLSQHLTADALDAWLDPANYVGSAPQKVDEVIRYADGTGLLAE, from the coding sequence ATGGCATCACATCTGATTGATTTTCTTCTTATTGGAAATAACTTTGGCACACCAGAAATGCGCGCCGTATGGTCAGAGCAGAATCGCCTGACCCGCCAGGTTGACGTGGAAATCGCGTTGGCGCTGGCAGAAGGCGATCTGGGTGTCATCCCGCAGGACGCGGCCAGCACCATTGCTTCCCACGCCAACGCCAGCGCACTGAATATTGAAGAGATCGCCCAGGATGCGGTGCGCATGAAGCATTCCCTGATGCCGACCATCGCCGCCATCCAGAAACAGTGCGGCGAAGCCGGCGAATACATCCATTACGGCGTAACCACGCAGGATGTGGTGGATACCGCTACGGTATTGCAGCTGCGTCAGGCATTCGACATTGTGGTGCGCGACACCCGTCTGGTGGCTATCGAACTGAAACGACTGGCGAAGAAACACCAGCATACGCTGATGACCGGTCGTACCCACGGCATGCAGGCGTTGCCGACCACCTTTGGTTTCAAGCTGGCGGTATGGCTGGACGAGTTTGTGCGCCACCTGCAACGCCTGAATGAAATCCGCGATCGGGTGTTGGTAGGCAACATCAACGGCGCCATCGGTACCTACGCCTCTTTTGGCGAGCTGGGGCCGGAAATCGAACGCCACACCCTGACCCGTCTGGGTCTGAATACCCCGAATATCGGCTGGCAGTCCGCCCGTGACCGTTTCTCGGAATACGCGTCGGTGGCGGTGCTGATCAGCGGTACGCTCGGTAAGATCGGCAACGAGCTGTACAACCTGATGCGTACCGAAATCAACGAAATCGAAGAACCGTTCTCCGAAGGGAAGATCGGTTCCACCACCATGCCGCACAAGCGCAATCCGGCCGCGCTGGAAGGGCTGGCCAGCCTGACGGCGCCGCTGTTCAAGAGCGCCGCTCTGATCCATGAATCGATGAAAGTCGAACACGAGCGTGACGCCATGAGCTGGCGTGCGGAGTGGATCGCGTTGCCGGAAATCAACATCTATCTGTCGGCGCAGTTGCAGAACGCGCTTGGCATCCTGCGCGGTATGTCGGTGAACGAAAAGCAGATGCGCGCCAATCTTGATTTGCAAAACGGCCTGTTGCTGTCGGAAAAGGTGATGTTTGAAATCGGCAAGCTGCTCGGCAAGCAGACGGCCCATCACCTGGTGTACGAGTGCTCAATGGCGGCATTTGAGCAGAACCGCGAGTTCAAAGCGCTGCTGCTGGAGCATCCGGTTCTGTCGCAGCACCTGACGGCGGATGCGCTGGATGCCTGGCTGGATCCGGCGAACTATGTCGGCAGCGCGCCGCAGAAAGTCGATGAGGTTATCCGGTACGCGGATGGCACCGGCCTGCTGGCCGAGTGA
- the hemY gene encoding protoheme IX biogenesis protein HemY, which translates to MLKVFLLFVVLIAGIVVGPMLAGHQGYVLIQTDNYNIETSVTGLVIMLVLFLLAFLAVEWLLRRVFRTGARTRGWFIGRKRTRARQQTKAALLKLTEGDYLQVEKLLTRNADHAEQPVVNYLLAAEAAQQRGDEFRTRQYLERAAEIADSDQLPVDITRVRIQLARNEDHAARHGVDRLLEVAPRHPEVLRLAEQAFLRTHAYNALLDILPAMRKTRLHDESHLDELQQRATIGLMDQAMAEGGSEGLKQWWKNQPRKVRQALPMQVAMAERLIVCDDHVTAQDIIVDGLKQQFDYRLVQLIPRLNAGQPEPLEKLLRQRLKQHSDDALLHSTLGQLLAKHGEWQQASDAFSAALALRPDAYDYAWCADAFDRLKRPEDAARMRRDGLLLTLQSPHDA; encoded by the coding sequence ATGCTGAAGGTATTTCTGCTGTTTGTGGTGCTGATCGCCGGCATTGTGGTGGGGCCGATGCTGGCCGGCCATCAGGGTTACGTGCTGATTCAGACCGACAATTACAACATTGAAACCAGCGTCACCGGGCTGGTGATCATGCTGGTGTTGTTTCTGCTGGCGTTTCTGGCGGTGGAATGGCTGCTGCGGCGAGTATTCCGCACCGGCGCCCGTACCCGCGGCTGGTTCATCGGCCGTAAACGCACCCGGGCGCGTCAGCAGACCAAAGCCGCGCTGTTGAAACTGACCGAAGGCGATTATCTGCAGGTGGAAAAACTGCTGACCCGCAATGCCGACCACGCGGAACAGCCGGTGGTGAACTACCTGCTGGCGGCGGAAGCAGCCCAGCAGCGCGGCGACGAGTTCCGTACCCGGCAATATCTGGAGCGGGCGGCTGAAATCGCCGACAGCGACCAGTTGCCGGTGGATATCACCCGCGTGCGCATTCAACTGGCCCGTAACGAAGACCACGCCGCCCGCCACGGCGTAGACCGTTTGCTGGAAGTGGCACCGCGCCACCCGGAAGTCCTGCGCCTGGCGGAACAGGCATTCCTGCGTACCCACGCCTACAATGCGTTGCTGGATATCCTGCCCGCCATGCGTAAAACCCGCCTGCATGACGAATCCCATCTGGATGAATTGCAACAGCGCGCCACCATCGGCCTGATGGATCAGGCCATGGCGGAAGGCGGCAGCGAAGGGTTGAAACAGTGGTGGAAAAATCAGCCGCGTAAAGTGCGTCAGGCGCTGCCGATGCAGGTGGCAATGGCCGAGCGGCTGATTGTGTGCGATGACCACGTCACCGCACAGGACATCATTGTCGACGGGCTGAAGCAGCAGTTTGACTACCGGCTGGTACAGCTGATCCCCAGGCTCAATGCCGGTCAGCCGGAACCGCTGGAAAAACTGTTGCGTCAGCGTCTGAAACAGCACAGCGATGATGCGCTGTTGCACAGTACGCTGGGGCAGTTGCTGGCGAAGCATGGTGAATGGCAACAGGCCAGTGATGCCTTCTCCGCCGCACTGGCGCTGCGACCGGACGCCTATGACTACGCCTGGTGCGCCGACGCGTTTGATCGGCTGAAGCGCCCTGAAGACGCGGCCCGCATGCGGCGTGACGGTTTGTTATTGACGCTACAATCGCCCCACGACGCCTGA
- a CDS encoding nuclear transport factor 2 family protein — translation MSVIDPVEKQFAAYNAHDLDAFAACFHEDFRAYRMPSETPSMLGKAALETFYRDHRFNNPALRAELLSRTVLGNHVFDHEKIYGIEPEPIESIAVFEVKDGLITTAWFYFA, via the coding sequence ATGTCGGTCATCGATCCGGTTGAAAAACAGTTTGCCGCCTACAACGCCCACGATCTGGACGCCTTTGCCGCCTGTTTCCATGAGGATTTCCGGGCTTACCGCATGCCATCCGAAACACCGTCCATGCTGGGCAAAGCCGCGCTGGAAACCTTCTATCGCGACCATCGGTTCAATAACCCGGCGTTGCGTGCCGAACTGCTATCCCGCACGGTGTTGGGCAACCATGTTTTTGATCATGAAAAGATTTACGGCATTGAACCCGAACCGATCGAAAGTATTGCGGTGTTTGAAGTCAAAGACGGATTGATTACGACGGCATGGTTCTATTTTGCGTAA
- the hemD gene encoding uroporphyrinogen-III synthase — MTILVTRPSPAGEQLVARLRMAGLQAYHSPLIEFSPGSELPQLPTMLQALRPGDLVFALSQQVVEYADPALSRAGTGWPKTLTYFAVGRATGLALHTVSGLPVLYPPERATSETLLQSPALQQVAGKQALLLRGNGGRELLGDTLQQRGAQVRYCECYQRNPVVYDGAEQCQRWQHLGIDTLVITSGEMLQQFYTLVPDYYRTTWLPGCRVVVVSERLAEMARELGWRDIRIADNADNDALMRALQ, encoded by the coding sequence ATGACGATTCTGGTTACCCGTCCCTCTCCTGCGGGTGAGCAGTTGGTAGCCCGTCTCAGAATGGCAGGCCTGCAGGCCTACCACAGTCCATTAATCGAATTTTCTCCGGGCAGCGAATTGCCGCAACTGCCCACCATGCTGCAAGCGCTACGCCCCGGCGATCTGGTCTTCGCCCTGTCGCAGCAGGTTGTGGAATACGCTGACCCGGCGCTATCACGCGCCGGAACCGGCTGGCCCAAAACGCTCACCTATTTTGCGGTGGGGCGCGCCACCGGGCTGGCGCTGCATACCGTCAGCGGTTTGCCAGTGCTCTACCCGCCGGAGCGCGCGACCAGCGAAACATTATTGCAGTCGCCGGCGCTACAGCAGGTAGCGGGCAAACAGGCGTTGCTGCTGCGCGGCAACGGCGGCCGGGAACTGCTGGGCGATACCTTGCAGCAGCGCGGCGCGCAGGTGCGTTACTGCGAGTGCTATCAACGCAATCCGGTGGTTTACGACGGCGCGGAACAATGCCAGCGCTGGCAACATCTCGGTATCGATACGCTGGTGATCACCAGCGGAGAAATGCTGCAACAGTTCTATACTTTAGTGCCTGATTATTATCGAACTACCTGGCTACCGGGTTGCCGGGTCGTCGTCGTCAGCGAGCGTCTGGCCGAAATGGCCCGCGAGCTGGGCTGGCGTGACATTCGGATCGCCGATAACGCGGATAACGATGCGCTGATGCGGGCGCTTCAATAA
- the hemC gene encoding hydroxymethylbilane synthase, whose amino-acid sequence MVDTILRIATRQSPLALWQAHFVQQRLEACHPGLRVELVPMVTRGDVLLDTPLAKVGGKGLFVKELELALLENRADIAVHSMKDVPVEFPEGLGLVTICERDDPRDAFVSNHYATLDYLPVGACVGTSSLRRQCQLRAHRPDLVVRDLRGNVGTRLSKLDNGDYDAIILAVAGLKRLGLEDRIRTALSPEQSLPAVGQGAVGVECRLDDARTRALLAPLNHDDTATRVLAERAMNTRLEGGCQVPIGSYAELQDGDTLWLRALVGAPDGSRIIYAERRGLRQDAEQLGIALADELLERGARDILQSVYGAASS is encoded by the coding sequence ATGGTAGACACTATTCTAAGAATCGCCACCCGACAGAGCCCGCTGGCGCTGTGGCAGGCCCATTTTGTTCAGCAACGACTCGAAGCCTGCCACCCCGGCTTGCGGGTAGAACTGGTACCGATGGTCACCCGCGGCGATGTGCTGCTGGATACGCCGCTGGCCAAAGTGGGCGGCAAGGGATTGTTTGTCAAAGAACTGGAACTGGCGCTGCTGGAAAACCGTGCCGATATCGCGGTGCACTCAATGAAGGATGTGCCGGTCGAATTCCCCGAGGGTCTGGGGCTGGTCACCATCTGCGAGCGCGACGACCCGCGCGATGCCTTTGTCTCCAACCATTACGCCACGCTGGATTATCTGCCTGTCGGCGCCTGCGTCGGCACCTCCAGCCTGCGCCGCCAGTGCCAGTTGCGCGCCCATCGCCCGGATCTGGTGGTCCGCGATCTGCGCGGCAACGTCGGCACCCGCCTGTCCAAACTGGATAACGGCGACTACGACGCCATCATTCTGGCGGTCGCGGGGCTAAAACGCCTTGGTCTGGAAGATCGTATCCGTACCGCGCTTAGTCCGGAGCAATCGCTGCCGGCGGTCGGTCAGGGCGCGGTCGGCGTGGAGTGCCGGCTGGACGATGCCCGAACCCGCGCGCTGCTGGCGCCGCTGAACCACGACGATACCGCAACGCGCGTACTGGCCGAGCGCGCCATGAATACCCGGCTGGAAGGCGGTTGTCAGGTTCCGATCGGCAGCTACGCCGAACTGCAGGACGGCGACACGCTGTGGCTACGTGCGCTGGTGGGCGCGCCGGACGGCAGTCGCATTATTTACGCGGAACGTCGTGGGCTGCGTCAGGATGCCGAACAGCTTGGCATCGCCCTGGCGGACGAACTGCTTGAACGCGGCGCACGCGACATCCTGCAATCCGTTTATGGAGCAGCCTCGTCATGA
- a CDS encoding M20 peptidase aminoacylase family protein, with product MKVHAQHEPLAQFIQAFRHDLHQHPELSNQEFETTRKIRAVLEKEGIRILDLPLKTGLVAEVGGLQDGPLVVVRSDIDALPIEEESGVEFSSKNTGVMHACGHDFHSSAALGAAILLKRIEPQLKGTVRILFQAAEETGLGAPEVIAVGALDGATAIFGIHNDPTLPVGVIGGKDGALTAGVDRFEIKIAAKGCHAAKPHEGNDPIIILGQLISAVQTIISRTVPSDNNAVVSITQVHSGSTWNVIPDTAYVEGTVRTFSQAVRDLIEQRFRQIVAGIASTFGAEIEFIWHAGPPSVVNTPRWVDFALQVADDEGFEARRVEASPIGEDFAFYQQKLPGTFMMVGSGGPYALHHPKFRVDDSALFPTAHYLYQLAKQSLEQLSQTA from the coding sequence ATGAAAGTGCATGCCCAGCATGAGCCGTTGGCACAGTTTATTCAGGCGTTCCGGCACGATCTGCATCAGCATCCGGAGCTGTCTAATCAGGAGTTTGAAACCACGCGGAAAATTCGCGCCGTGCTGGAAAAAGAGGGGATTCGCATCCTTGACCTGCCGTTGAAAACCGGCCTGGTGGCGGAAGTAGGCGGTCTACAGGACGGCCCGCTGGTGGTGGTGCGATCCGACATCGACGCCCTGCCGATTGAAGAAGAGTCCGGCGTCGAATTCAGTTCGAAAAATACCGGTGTGATGCACGCCTGCGGGCATGATTTCCATTCTTCGGCGGCGCTGGGTGCGGCGATTCTGCTCAAACGTATCGAGCCGCAGCTGAAAGGTACCGTGCGTATTCTGTTTCAGGCGGCCGAAGAAACCGGGCTGGGTGCGCCGGAAGTGATCGCAGTCGGCGCGCTGGACGGCGCGACCGCTATTTTTGGCATTCATAACGACCCAACGCTGCCGGTCGGCGTAATTGGCGGTAAAGACGGCGCGCTGACCGCCGGGGTGGACCGTTTTGAAATCAAGATTGCCGCTAAAGGCTGTCACGCCGCCAAACCGCACGAAGGTAATGATCCGATCATTATTCTGGGGCAGCTGATTTCCGCGGTGCAGACCATTATTAGCCGCACCGTGCCGTCCGATAATAATGCGGTGGTGTCGATCACTCAGGTACATAGCGGCAGCACCTGGAACGTCATTCCGGATACCGCCTACGTAGAAGGAACGGTGCGTACCTTCAGTCAGGCGGTACGCGACCTGATTGAACAGCGTTTCCGCCAGATTGTGGCCGGTATCGCCAGCACCTTTGGCGCGGAAATCGAGTTTATCTGGCACGCCGGGCCGCCATCGGTGGTGAACACGCCGCGCTGGGTGGATTTTGCGCTGCAGGTCGCTGATGACGAAGGGTTTGAGGCGCGTCGCGTCGAAGCCAGCCCCATCGGCGAAGATTTTGCGTTCTACCAGCAGAAGCTGCCGGGCACCTTTATGATGGTAGGCTCCGGCGGCCCTTACGCGCTGCATCACCCCAAATTCCGGGTGGATGATAGTGCGCTGTTCCCCACCGCGCACTATCTGTATCAGCTGGCGAAGCAGAGCCTGGAACAGTTGTCGCAGACCGCCTGA
- a CDS encoding amino acid ABC transporter permease, with amino-acid sequence MNIDLSYLLKVFPQVLMYLPTTLLLAVVSMLFAIVLGLVLALVRESRFVVVTKLVELYISLFRGIPSLVQLFIIYFGLPQLFPSLNGLSAMTAAIIGFSLKNSAYMAEIFRAALASVDFGQTEAGLSVGMNKAQIYRRIVLPQAMLNALPATGNTFISLIKDTSVAFALGVSELFAEGKMIAAESLRFFETFLVVGLIYWLLIMVYSWLQSQLEKKLSHSRQR; translated from the coding sequence ATGAATATCGATCTTTCCTACCTGCTGAAAGTTTTTCCCCAGGTGTTGATGTACTTGCCCACCACGCTGTTGCTGGCGGTGGTGTCGATGCTGTTTGCCATCGTGCTGGGACTGGTGCTGGCGCTGGTTCGCGAGAGCCGGTTCGTTGTGGTGACGAAACTGGTGGAACTCTATATCTCGCTGTTTCGCGGTATTCCATCGCTGGTTCAGTTGTTCATCATCTATTTCGGGTTGCCGCAGCTGTTTCCGTCGCTTAACGGCCTATCCGCCATGACGGCGGCGATTATCGGCTTTAGCCTGAAAAACTCGGCGTATATGGCGGAGATCTTCCGGGCGGCGCTGGCGTCCGTGGATTTCGGGCAAACGGAAGCCGGCCTGTCGGTAGGGATGAACAAGGCACAGATTTACCGCCGCATCGTGTTGCCGCAGGCGATGCTCAATGCGCTGCCTGCTACCGGCAACACCTTTATTTCGCTGATCAAAGACACCTCGGTGGCCTTTGCGCTCGGTGTCTCGGAACTGTTTGCCGAAGGCAAGATGATCGCCGCCGAATCGCTGCGCTTCTTCGAAACCTTCCTGGTGGTGGGGCTGATTTACTGGCTGCTCATCATGGTTTACTCCTGGTTGCAGTCGCAACTGGAGAAGAAACTGAGCCATTCACGGCAGCGTTAA
- a CDS encoding GNAT family N-acetyltransferase produces the protein MSTVFRQATSADDEAFLALALAAYAPVRELGIKFDAAYADIDMVRRHLRSNGVYVMEKDGRLAASVTIRYPWGPNPGPYGLPHIGWFATHPDFKQQGLGKQMLDWLEQAVLQEQLKAPAVTLGTAKQHPWLLDMYRKYGFQEVGQADLGKGHLTIYMRKVLDQDLYHHWEKKHP, from the coding sequence ATGAGTACCGTATTTCGTCAGGCTACGTCTGCGGACGATGAAGCGTTTCTGGCGCTGGCGCTGGCCGCTTATGCGCCGGTGCGTGAGCTGGGCATCAAGTTTGACGCCGCCTACGCCGATATCGACATGGTGCGCCGTCATCTGCGCAGCAACGGCGTGTATGTGATGGAGAAAGACGGGCGTCTGGCCGCGTCGGTCACCATTCGTTATCCGTGGGGGCCGAATCCCGGTCCGTACGGGTTGCCGCACATCGGTTGGTTCGCCACTCATCCGGACTTCAAACAACAGGGACTGGGCAAACAGATGCTGGACTGGCTGGAGCAGGCGGTGCTGCAAGAGCAGTTAAAAGCGCCCGCCGTGACGCTGGGCACCGCCAAACAGCATCCCTGGTTGCTGGATATGTACCGAAAATATGGCTTTCAGGAAGTCGGCCAGGCGGATTTAGGGAAAGGACACCTCACGATTTACATGCGAAAAGTCCTGGATCAGGACCTTTATCATCACTGGGAAAAGAAACACCCCTAA